A window from Mustela erminea isolate mMusErm1 chromosome 17, mMusErm1.Pri, whole genome shotgun sequence encodes these proteins:
- the C17H1orf43 gene encoding uncharacterized protein C1orf43 homolog, which produces MASGSNWLSGVNVVLVMAYGSLVFVLLFIFVKRQIMRFAMKSRRGPHVPVGHNAPKDLKEEIDIRLSRVQDIKYEPQLLADGDARLLQLETQGNQNCYNYLYRMKALDAIRASEIPFHAEGRHPRSLLGKNFRSYLLDLRNTSTPFKGVRKALVDTLLDGYETARYGTGVFGQSEYLRYQEALSELATVVKARSGSSQRQHQSAAKDLTQSPEVSPATIQVTYLPSSQKSKRAKHFLELKSFKDNYNTLESTL; this is translated from the exons ATGGCGTCCGGCAGTAACTGGCTGTCGGGGGTGAATGTCGTGCTGGTGATGGCCTACGGGAGCCTG GTGTTCGTGCTGCTGTTCATCTTCGTCAAGAGGCAGATCATGCGCTTCGCCATGAAGTCGCGGAGGGGCCCTCATGTCCCTGTGGGGCACAACGCCCCCAAG GACTTAAAAGAGGAAATTGATATCCGGCTGTCCAGGGTTCAAGATATCAAGTATGAGCCTCAGCTCCTTGCAGATGGTGATGCAAGACTGCTACAGCTAGAAACCCAGGGAAATCAGA ATTGCTACAACTATCTCTACAGGATGAAAGCGCTGGATGCCATCCGCGCCTCCG AGATACCATTTCACGCTGAAGGCAGGCATCCCCGTTCCTTACTGGGCAAGAATTTCCGCTCCTACCTGCTAGATCTCCGGAACACTAGTACCCCTTTCAAGGGCGTGCGCAAGGCCCTCGTTGATACCTTGCTGGATGGCTATGAGACGGCCCGCTATGGGACAGGG GTCTTTGGCCAGAGTGAGTACCTGCGCTACCAGGAAGCCCTGAGCGAGCTGGCTACTGT GGTCAAAGCGCGAAGTGGGAGTTCGCAACGACAGCACCAGTCGGCGGCCAAAGACTTGACCCAGTCTCCTGAAGTCTCGCCGGCAACCATCCAGGTGACATACCTCCCCTCCAGTCAGAAGAGTAAACGTGCCAAGCACTTCCTTGAACTGAAGAGCTTTAAGGACAACTATAACACCCTGGAAAGTACTCTGTGA
- the C17H1orf189 gene encoding uncharacterized protein C1orf189 homolog isoform X2, whose product MSVRKVTKVEEDFQRVLGFKKMADRWRNSQARCLWQTTLSQRRNLNATARLQDTLGQELALAHKQLLTARRAALRALLEAEHRGWRRELGAGGGARGAERL is encoded by the exons ATGTCTGTGAGAAAGGTGACAAAAGTCGAAGAG GATTTtcaaagggtcctgggatttaagAAGATGGCCGACAG GTGGCGAAACTCGCAGGCTCGCTGTCTGTGGCAGACGACGCTCAGCCAGAGGAGAAACCTGAACGCTACCGCGAGGTTGCAGGACACCCTGGGACAGGAGTTAGCGCTGGCCCACAAGCAACTCCTGACG gCCCGTCGCGCGGCCCTGCGCGCGCTGCTGGAAGCGGAGCATCGCGGGTGGCGCCGGGAGCTGGGCGCGGGCGGCGGAGCGCGCGGCGCGGAGAGGCTCTGA
- the C17H1orf189 gene encoding uncharacterized protein C1orf189 homolog isoform X1 → MSVRKVTKVEEDFQRVLGFKKMADRWRNSQARCLWQTTLSQRRNLNATARLQDTLGQELALAHKQLLTVSSSEGGRKGRLIRHCPVPMPTGLPLCAVPEPRLFH, encoded by the exons ATGTCTGTGAGAAAGGTGACAAAAGTCGAAGAG GATTTtcaaagggtcctgggatttaagAAGATGGCCGACAG GTGGCGAAACTCGCAGGCTCGCTGTCTGTGGCAGACGACGCTCAGCCAGAGGAGAAACCTGAACGCTACCGCGAGGTTGCAGGACACCCTGGGACAGGAGTTAGCGCTGGCCCACAAGCAACTCCTGACGGTGAGTTCTAGCGAGGGGGGCCGGAAGGGAAGGCTCATCCGCCACTGCCCTGTGCCGATGCCCACGGGGCTCCC TCTCTGCGCTGTTCCAGAGCCGCGACTCTTTCATTAA